Proteins from one Embleya scabrispora genomic window:
- a CDS encoding F0F1 ATP synthase subunit epsilon, producing the protein MAELHVELVAADRKVWSGEATIVIARTADGDIGIQAGHQPVLGVLESGPVTIRQADGSVVIAAVHGGFISFADNNLSLLAEITELADEIDVARAERALERAGAAKDAGAERRAETRLLAAQRR; encoded by the coding sequence TTGGCTGAGCTGCACGTCGAGCTGGTCGCGGCCGACCGCAAGGTGTGGTCCGGCGAGGCCACCATCGTCATCGCACGCACCGCGGACGGTGACATCGGCATCCAGGCCGGTCACCAGCCGGTCCTCGGAGTGCTCGAATCCGGCCCGGTGACGATCCGTCAGGCCGACGGTTCGGTCGTCATCGCGGCGGTCCACGGCGGGTTCATCTCGTTCGCGGACAACAACCTCTCGCTGCTCGCCGAGATCACCGAGCTGGCCGACGAGATCGATGTCGCCCGCGCGGAGCGGGCGCTCGAGCGCGCCGGCGCGGCGAAGGACGCGGGCGCCGAACGGCGCGCGGAAACGCGTCTGCTCGCCGCCCAGCGGCGCTAG
- the atpD gene encoding F0F1 ATP synthase subunit beta → MTATVETAAATGRVARVIGPVVDVEFPVDAMPDMYNALHVDLDLSGQGEGEGKTTLTLEVEQHLADGIVRAISMQPTDGLVRGAVVTDTGSQISVPVGDVTKGHVFNALGEVLDVDRASFEVTERWPIHRQAPAFDQLDSKTEMFETGIKVIDLLTPYVKGGKIGLFGGAGVGKTVLIQEMIVRVARLHEGVSVFAGVGERTREGNDLIEEMKEAGVFEQTALVFGQMDEPPGTRLRVALSGLTMAEYFRDVQKQDVLLFIDNIFRFTQAGSEVSTLLGRMPSAVGYQPTLADEMGTLQERITSTRGHSITSMQAIYVPADDLTDPAPATTFAHLDATTVLSRPISELGIYPAVDPLDSTSRILDPRYVAQDHYDCAMRVKSILQKYKDLQDIIAILGMDELSEEDKLTVHRARRIQRFLSQNTHVAKQFTGLDGSDVPLSETIEAFNAIADGKYDHAPEQAFFMLGGLDDLEKKIAELNKG, encoded by the coding sequence ATGACTGCCACTGTTGAGACGGCCGCTGCCACGGGCCGCGTCGCCCGCGTCATCGGCCCGGTCGTCGACGTGGAGTTCCCCGTCGACGCGATGCCGGATATGTACAACGCGCTGCACGTCGACCTGGACCTCTCGGGCCAGGGCGAGGGGGAGGGCAAGACCACGCTCACCCTCGAGGTCGAGCAGCACCTTGCCGACGGCATCGTGCGCGCGATTTCGATGCAGCCGACCGACGGCCTCGTGCGCGGCGCGGTCGTCACCGACACCGGCTCGCAGATCTCCGTTCCCGTGGGCGACGTCACCAAGGGCCACGTGTTCAACGCCCTGGGCGAGGTCCTGGACGTGGACCGGGCCTCCTTCGAGGTCACCGAGCGCTGGCCGATCCACCGCCAGGCGCCGGCCTTCGACCAGCTCGACTCGAAGACCGAGATGTTCGAGACCGGCATCAAGGTCATCGACCTGCTCACCCCGTACGTCAAGGGTGGCAAGATCGGCCTGTTCGGCGGTGCGGGCGTCGGCAAGACGGTGCTCATCCAGGAGATGATCGTCCGTGTCGCCCGTCTGCACGAGGGTGTGTCGGTGTTCGCCGGCGTCGGCGAGCGCACTCGTGAGGGCAACGACCTGATCGAGGAAATGAAGGAAGCCGGCGTCTTCGAGCAGACGGCGCTCGTCTTCGGCCAGATGGACGAGCCCCCGGGCACCCGTCTGCGCGTGGCGCTGTCCGGTCTGACCATGGCGGAGTACTTCCGCGATGTGCAGAAGCAGGACGTGCTGCTCTTCATCGACAACATCTTCCGGTTCACCCAGGCCGGTTCCGAGGTGTCGACGCTGCTCGGCCGGATGCCCTCCGCGGTGGGTTACCAGCCGACGCTCGCCGACGAGATGGGCACCCTCCAGGAGCGCATCACCTCGACCCGCGGCCACTCGATCACCTCGATGCAGGCGATCTACGTCCCCGCGGACGACCTGACCGACCCGGCCCCGGCCACCACGTTCGCGCACCTCGACGCCACGACGGTGCTCTCGCGTCCGATCTCCGAGCTGGGCATCTACCCGGCCGTGGACCCGCTGGACTCGACGTCCCGGATCCTGGACCCGCGCTACGTCGCGCAGGACCACTACGACTGTGCGATGCGCGTCAAGAGCATCCTGCAGAAGTACAAGGACCTTCAGGACATCATCGCGATTCTGGGTATGGACGAGCTGTCCGAAGAGGACAAGCTCACCGTGCACCGCGCGCGCCGCATCCAGCGCTTCCTGTCGCAGAACACCCACGTGGCGAAGCAGTTCACCGGGCTCGACGGATCGGACGTCCCGCTGTCCGAGACCATCGAGGCGTTCAACGCGATCGCCGACGGCAAGTACGACCACGCTCCCGAGCAGGCGTTCTTCATGCTCGGTGGGCTGGACGACCTCGAGAAGAAGATCGCCGAGCTCAACAAGGGCTGA
- a CDS encoding F0F1 ATP synthase subunit gamma, whose product MGAQLRVYRRRIRSVSATKKITRAQELIAASRIVKAQQRVAASKPYADELTRAVSAVATFSSTQHPLTTSVERPTRAAVLLVTSDRGFAGGYNSNAIKATEQLVKLLEDEGKTVDRYVIGAKGIGFFQFRDVDLAGQWKGFSDRPEYSDAKKVAGELIDAFVTPTDEGGVDEIHLVSTEFVSMLTQNPVAVRVLPLAVEETDEPPAGGPFPLYDFEPSAEGVLDALLPRYVESRIFNALLQSAASEHAARRRAMKSATENAEDLIRTLSRLANNARQAEITQEISEIVGGANALADATAGSD is encoded by the coding sequence ATGGGAGCCCAGCTTCGGGTCTACCGGCGTCGGATCCGTTCCGTGTCGGCGACCAAGAAGATCACGCGCGCCCAGGAGCTCATCGCGGCGTCGCGGATCGTGAAGGCGCAGCAGCGCGTCGCGGCCTCCAAGCCGTACGCCGACGAGCTGACGCGCGCCGTTTCCGCGGTCGCCACCTTCTCCAGCACGCAGCACCCGCTGACCACCTCGGTGGAGCGGCCCACCCGGGCCGCGGTGCTGCTGGTTACCAGTGACCGCGGTTTCGCGGGCGGCTACAACTCGAATGCCATCAAGGCCACCGAGCAGCTGGTCAAGCTGCTCGAGGACGAGGGCAAGACGGTCGACCGCTACGTGATCGGGGCCAAGGGCATCGGATTCTTCCAGTTCCGCGACGTGGACCTGGCCGGGCAGTGGAAGGGATTCTCCGACCGCCCCGAGTACTCCGACGCCAAGAAGGTGGCAGGTGAGCTGATCGACGCGTTCGTGACGCCCACCGACGAGGGCGGTGTGGACGAGATTCACCTCGTCAGCACCGAGTTCGTCTCCATGCTCACGCAGAACCCGGTCGCGGTGCGGGTGCTCCCGTTGGCGGTCGAGGAGACGGACGAGCCGCCGGCCGGCGGTCCCTTCCCGCTCTACGACTTCGAGCCCTCGGCCGAGGGTGTTCTCGACGCACTGCTGCCGCGGTACGTGGAAAGTCGCATCTTCAACGCCCTGCTGCAGTCCGCCGCTTCCGAGCACGCGGCCCGCCGGCGGGCGATGAAGTCGGCGACCGAGAACGCCGAAGACCTCATCCGGACCCTCTCTCGACTGGCGAACAATGCCCGCCAGGCCGAGATCACCCAGGAAATCAGCGAGATCGTCGGTGGCGCCAACGCCTTGGCCGACGCGACCGCGGGGAGTGATTAG
- the atpA gene encoding F0F1 ATP synthase subunit alpha has protein sequence MAELTIRPEEIRDALERFVASYEPETAAREEVGTVTEAYDGIAKVEGLPSVMTNELLKFEDGTLGLAQNLDVREIGVVILGDFSGIEEGQKVRRTGEVLSVPIGDGYLGRVVDPLGQPIDGQGEIESEGRRALELQAPGVMMRKSVHEPMQTGIKAIDAMTPIGRGQRQLIIGDRQTGKTAVCLDTIINQRDNWRSGDPKKQVRCIYVAIGQKGTTIASVRRSLEEAGALEYTTIVAAPASDPAGFKYLAPYTGSAIGQHWMYQGKHVLIVFDDLSKQAEAYRAVSLLLRRPPGREAYPGDVFYLHSRLLERCAKLSDDLGGGSMTGLPIIETKANDVSAYIPTNVISITDGQCFLESDLFLQGVRPAVNVGISVSRVGGSAQIKAMKSVAGRLRVDLAQYRELEAFASFGSDLDATSKASLQRGARMVELLKQGQFEPFAIELQVVSIWAGTTGKLDEVPVQDIRRFEKELHEYLQHKHAGLLTGIVETGKLEDDTVMALTDAVDSFKQTFTKFDGEPLIQDVAPAGLTKEDVGQEKITRHVAKSE, from the coding sequence ATGGCGGAGCTCACGATCCGGCCGGAGGAGATCCGGGACGCGCTGGAGCGCTTCGTCGCCTCGTACGAGCCGGAGACTGCCGCGCGCGAAGAGGTCGGTACCGTCACCGAGGCGTACGACGGCATCGCCAAGGTCGAGGGCCTGCCCTCGGTCATGACGAACGAGCTGCTCAAGTTCGAGGACGGCACCCTCGGTCTGGCGCAGAACCTCGACGTCCGCGAGATCGGTGTCGTCATCCTCGGTGACTTCAGCGGTATCGAAGAGGGCCAGAAGGTCCGTCGTACGGGCGAGGTTTTGTCGGTTCCGATCGGTGACGGCTACCTGGGTCGCGTCGTCGACCCGCTGGGCCAGCCGATCGACGGCCAGGGCGAGATCGAGTCCGAGGGCCGTCGTGCCCTGGAACTGCAGGCCCCCGGCGTCATGATGCGCAAGTCGGTCCACGAGCCGATGCAGACCGGCATCAAGGCGATCGACGCGATGACCCCGATCGGCCGCGGCCAGCGTCAGCTGATCATCGGCGACCGGCAGACCGGCAAGACCGCGGTGTGCCTGGACACGATCATCAACCAGCGCGACAACTGGCGCTCGGGCGACCCGAAGAAGCAGGTTCGCTGCATCTACGTCGCGATCGGCCAGAAGGGCACGACCATCGCGTCCGTGCGCCGCTCGCTCGAAGAGGCCGGCGCGCTGGAGTACACCACGATCGTCGCCGCCCCGGCTTCCGACCCGGCCGGCTTCAAGTACCTCGCCCCGTACACCGGTTCGGCCATCGGCCAGCACTGGATGTACCAGGGCAAGCACGTGCTCATCGTGTTCGACGACCTGTCGAAGCAGGCCGAGGCGTACCGCGCCGTGTCCCTGCTGCTTCGTCGTCCGCCGGGGCGCGAGGCCTACCCCGGTGACGTCTTCTACCTGCACTCGCGTCTGCTCGAGCGTTGCGCGAAGCTCTCGGACGACCTCGGCGGCGGCTCGATGACCGGTCTGCCGATCATCGAGACCAAGGCGAACGACGTGTCGGCGTACATCCCGACCAACGTCATCTCGATCACCGACGGCCAGTGCTTCCTGGAGTCCGACCTGTTCCTGCAGGGCGTGCGCCCCGCGGTCAACGTCGGTATCTCGGTCTCGCGCGTCGGTGGTTCGGCGCAGATCAAGGCGATGAAGAGCGTCGCGGGTCGACTCCGCGTCGACCTGGCCCAGTACCGCGAGCTGGAGGCGTTCGCGTCCTTCGGCTCCGACCTGGACGCCACCTCCAAGGCGTCGCTCCAGCGTGGTGCGCGCATGGTCGAACTGCTCAAGCAGGGCCAGTTCGAGCCGTTCGCGATCGAGCTCCAGGTCGTCTCGATCTGGGCCGGCACCACCGGCAAGCTGGACGAGGTGCCGGTGCAGGACATCCGCCGCTTCGAGAAGGAGCTGCACGAGTACCTGCAGCACAAGCACGCGGGCCTGCTCACCGGGATCGTCGAGACCGGCAAGCTGGAAGACGACACCGTGATGGCGCTCACCGACGCGGTGGACTCCTTCAAGCAGACGTTCACCAAGTTCGACGGCGAGCCGTTGATCCAGGACGTGGCGCCTGCCGGTCTGACGAAGGAAGACGTCGGCCAGGAGAAGATCACCCGTCACGTGGCCAAGTCCGAGTAA
- a CDS encoding F0F1 ATP synthase subunit delta: protein MQGASRESLAAARERLDALATATGTDMVALAQELHSVVILLDKTVSLRRVLTDSTRSGEARAAFLAELLSGQISGTAADLLGGLVRTRWSRPTDLVDTIAELSVSAELIAAERDGRLDELEDELFRFGRIVAGERELRSTLTDPGVANERKAELVSGLLEGRAQPVTRRLVARLVAHPRSRNLEHGLESYARLAADRRRRMVALVTVALPLTEEQRTRLAAALGRMYGREIHLNVEIDADVIGGVRVEIGDDVIDGTVTTRLEEAGRRLAG, encoded by the coding sequence ATGCAGGGCGCCAGCAGGGAATCCCTCGCCGCGGCTCGTGAGCGCCTGGACGCGCTCGCGACCGCGACCGGTACCGACATGGTCGCGTTGGCCCAGGAACTCCACTCCGTGGTGATCCTGCTCGACAAGACGGTGTCGCTGCGTCGGGTCCTCACCGACTCGACGCGCTCCGGGGAGGCCCGCGCGGCCTTCCTGGCAGAGCTTCTGTCCGGTCAGATCTCCGGAACCGCGGCGGATCTGCTCGGCGGACTCGTGCGTACGCGCTGGTCGCGGCCGACCGACCTGGTCGACACGATCGCCGAACTCTCGGTGTCCGCCGAGCTGATCGCCGCAGAGCGGGACGGCAGGCTCGACGAGCTGGAGGACGAGCTCTTCCGCTTCGGTCGGATCGTGGCGGGCGAGCGCGAACTGCGCTCGACCCTGACCGACCCGGGCGTGGCGAACGAGCGCAAGGCGGAGCTGGTCTCCGGTCTGCTGGAGGGTCGGGCCCAGCCCGTCACCCGGCGGCTGGTCGCCAGGCTTGTCGCGCACCCGCGCAGCCGTAACCTTGAACACGGGCTCGAGTCGTACGCGCGCCTCGCCGCCGATCGCCGGCGTCGCATGGTCGCGTTGGTCACGGTCGCCCTGCCCCTCACCGAGGAGCAGCGCACCCGTCTGGCCGCGGCGCTGGGCCGGATGTACGGCCGCGAGATCCACCTCAACGTGGAAATCGATGCCGACGTCATCGGCGGGGTCCGCGTGGAGATCGGTGACGACGTCATCGACGGCACCGTGACCACACGTCTCGAAGAGGCGGGCCGACGGCTCGCCGGTTGA
- a CDS encoding F0F1 ATP synthase subunit B, which translates to MNPLLPPLDEIIIGGVAFLIVFGFLWKVLLPKIAKTLADRTDAIEGGLKRAEEAQAEAQAELERYRTQLAEARREAGRLTEDAREQGAVAIAEMRAEGQRIKDEIVTAGHTQIEADRNQAQNALRQDVGKLAVSLASRIVGESLEDEARQRRVVDRFLEELEVKASAGASSEKVR; encoded by the coding sequence ATGAACCCTCTTCTCCCGCCGCTCGACGAGATCATCATCGGTGGCGTGGCGTTCCTCATCGTTTTCGGTTTCCTGTGGAAGGTGCTCCTTCCCAAGATCGCGAAGACGCTGGCGGACCGTACGGACGCCATCGAGGGCGGTCTCAAGCGCGCCGAAGAGGCGCAGGCCGAGGCCCAGGCCGAGCTGGAGCGCTACCGCACCCAGCTCGCCGAAGCCCGTCGCGAGGCCGGTCGCCTCACCGAGGACGCCCGCGAGCAGGGTGCCGTCGCCATCGCGGAGATGCGCGCCGAGGGCCAGCGGATCAAGGACGAGATCGTCACCGCCGGCCACACCCAGATCGAGGCCGACCGCAACCAGGCCCAGAACGCGCTGCGTCAGGACGTCGGCAAGCTCGCCGTCTCCCTCGCGTCGCGCATCGTCGGGGAGTCGCTCGAGGACGAGGCGCGTCAGCGTCGGGTCGTCGACCGCTTCCTGGAGGAGCTGGAAGTCAAGGCTTCCGCCGGAGCGAGCTCGGAGAAGGTGCGCTGA
- the atpE gene encoding ATP synthase F0 subunit C translates to MMNLAAEGVSGSLGSIGYGLAAIGPGIGIGIIFGNGVQAMARQPEAAGLVRQNMLLGFALAEALALIGVVMPFVYGT, encoded by the coding sequence ATGATGAACCTCGCCGCCGAAGGCGTTTCTGGCAGCCTCGGTTCCATCGGTTACGGCCTCGCCGCGATCGGCCCCGGCATCGGTATCGGCATCATCTTCGGTAACGGTGTCCAGGCGATGGCCCGTCAGCCCGAGGCCGCCGGCCTGGTTCGCCAGAACATGCTGCTCGGCTTCGCCCTCGCCGAGGCGCTCGCCCTCATCGGCGTCGTCATGCCGTTCGTCTACGGCACCTGA
- the atpB gene encoding F0F1 ATP synthase subunit A — translation MVTADVQTLASESGCHLFSGCGFPSPGLNVFEFKPIFSIGAFDFTKPMLLALISMLLVIGFFWSAFAKPKMVPRGAQNVGELGYLFVRDNISRETIGKKGDPYVPFLFSIFFFVWVMNVMAIIPFAQFPATSRIAFPASIVGIVWVTYLVLGIKNQGFVGYFKNMMFPPGLPKAIYFLLAPIELLQGLITRPFTMAVRLFANMFAGHMLIVTFSVGAWYLLGFHIGALYSATSFIVVVVLTAFELMIQALQAYIITLLAASYISTSLEAEH, via the coding sequence GTGGTGACTGCTGACGTCCAGACGCTCGCCAGCGAGAGCGGATGTCACCTGTTCTCCGGGTGCGGCTTCCCCTCGCCCGGGCTGAACGTCTTCGAGTTCAAGCCGATCTTCTCCATCGGGGCCTTCGACTTCACGAAGCCGATGTTGCTCGCGCTCATCTCGATGCTGCTGGTGATCGGCTTCTTCTGGAGTGCGTTCGCCAAGCCCAAGATGGTGCCGCGCGGCGCGCAGAACGTCGGCGAGTTGGGCTACCTGTTCGTTCGCGACAACATCTCGCGGGAAACGATCGGCAAGAAGGGCGACCCCTACGTCCCCTTCCTGTTCTCGATCTTCTTCTTCGTCTGGGTCATGAACGTGATGGCGATCATCCCGTTCGCCCAGTTCCCCGCGACCTCGCGAATCGCCTTCCCGGCATCGATCGTCGGCATCGTGTGGGTGACCTACCTGGTCCTCGGCATCAAGAACCAGGGCTTCGTCGGTTACTTCAAGAACATGATGTTCCCGCCCGGTCTGCCGAAGGCGATCTACTTCCTCCTCGCCCCGATCGAGCTGCTGCAGGGTCTGATCACCCGGCCGTTCACGATGGCGGTCCGACTGTTCGCGAACATGTTCGCCGGACACATGCTGATCGTGACGTTCAGCGTCGGCGCCTGGTATCTCCTCGGCTTCCACATCGGGGCGCTCTACTCGGCCACCTCGTTCATCGTGGTCGTCGTGCTGACCGCGTTCGAGCTGATGATCCAGGCGCTTCAGGCGTACATCATCACGCTGCTCGCGGCGTCCTACATCTCGACGTCGCTCGAAGCCGAGCACTGA
- a CDS encoding AtpZ/AtpI family protein yields the protein MDGAAWSSVGYLLSGMLIYGGIGWLIDRWTGHSALFLPIGLVVGIALALVLVFVRHGRSS from the coding sequence ATGGACGGTGCCGCATGGTCGAGTGTCGGTTATCTGCTGAGCGGCATGCTCATCTACGGCGGCATCGGCTGGCTGATCGACCGGTGGACCGGCCACTCCGCACTGTTCCTGCCGATCGGCCTGGTCGTCGGAATCGCTCTGGCCCTTGTTCTGGTCTTTGTCCGCCACGGCAGGTCCTCCTGA
- a CDS encoding MraY family glycosyltransferase encodes MREYLLTLFVAAAVTYLLTGAVRRFAIAAGAMPEIRARDVHKEPTPRLGGLAMFGGLCAGLLMARHLPVLSEVFTASTDVQALLSGCTLISVLGVIDDKWGVDAIIKLLGQALAAGVMVWQGIVILWLPIPGYGPVSLTPTQGTLLTIGIVVITINAVNFVDGLDGLAAGMVCIAALAFFGYSYRLWFGYGVSSAAAPTLFSALLIGMCVGFLPHNLHPARIFMGDSGSMLIGLMLAASAVTLTGRIDPEAITAQNGGSMAFTTHKLVPVYIPLVLPFAVLIVPLMDLVMAVGRRGWAGRSPFAADKGHLHHRLLEIGHSHSRAVLIMYFWSGLIASFTVLISVRPERRPLVYAGLGLIAIGLVFLMLPRFKPHVPTELHNVVPPRYRRLRRGRRGANVPADGMVPGESDGVRLNGATATPATQTSEAPTDPSRPAHLPAGRGARKGGGGL; translated from the coding sequence TTGCGCGAATACCTGCTCACGCTGTTCGTCGCCGCCGCGGTGACCTACCTGCTGACGGGCGCCGTCCGCCGCTTCGCGATCGCCGCCGGGGCGATGCCCGAGATTCGCGCGCGCGACGTGCACAAGGAGCCGACGCCGCGCCTGGGCGGGTTGGCGATGTTCGGCGGATTGTGCGCGGGTCTGCTGATGGCCCGGCATCTGCCGGTGCTCTCCGAGGTGTTCACCGCCTCGACCGACGTGCAGGCGCTGCTGTCCGGGTGCACGCTGATCTCGGTGCTCGGGGTGATCGACGACAAGTGGGGCGTCGACGCGATCATCAAGCTGCTCGGCCAGGCGCTCGCCGCGGGCGTGATGGTCTGGCAGGGCATCGTGATCCTGTGGTTGCCGATCCCCGGCTACGGCCCGGTGAGCCTGACGCCGACCCAGGGCACGCTGCTGACCATCGGGATAGTGGTCATCACGATCAACGCGGTGAACTTCGTGGACGGCCTGGACGGGCTCGCGGCCGGGATGGTGTGCATCGCCGCGCTCGCGTTCTTCGGATACTCGTACCGATTGTGGTTCGGTTACGGTGTCTCGTCGGCGGCGGCACCGACGCTGTTCAGCGCGCTGTTGATCGGCATGTGTGTCGGCTTTCTGCCGCACAACCTGCATCCGGCGCGCATCTTCATGGGGGATTCGGGGTCGATGCTGATCGGCCTGATGCTCGCCGCGTCGGCGGTCACCCTCACCGGGCGGATCGACCCGGAGGCGATCACCGCGCAGAACGGCGGTTCGATGGCCTTCACCACGCACAAGCTGGTGCCCGTCTACATTCCGCTGGTGTTGCCGTTCGCGGTGCTGATAGTGCCGCTGATGGACCTGGTGATGGCGGTCGGCAGGCGCGGCTGGGCCGGGCGCTCGCCGTTCGCGGCGGACAAGGGACACCTGCACCACCGGCTCCTGGAGATCGGCCACTCGCACAGTCGCGCGGTGCTGATCATGTACTTCTGGTCCGGGCTGATCGCGTCGTTCACGGTGCTCATCTCGGTGCGGCCGGAACGGCGTCCGCTCGTCTACGCGGGGCTCGGGTTGATCGCCATCGGCCTGGTGTTCCTGATGCTCCCGCGGTTCAAGCCGCACGTGCCGACGGAGCTGCACAACGTGGTTCCGCCGCGCTATCGGCGGCTCCGGCGCGGGAGGCGCGGGGCGAACGTTCCGGCCGACGGGATGGTTCCCGGCGAATCAGACGGCGTACGGCTGAACGGAGCAACCGCCACACCCGCAACACAGACCTCGGAAGCTCCCACGGACCCCTCCCGACCTGCGCATTTGCCTGCGGGGAGGGGGGCGCGAAAGGGTGGTGGAGGGCTGTGA
- the glyA gene encoding serine hydroxymethyltransferase, with the protein MGTPDAPSTPFWGPDFLALRREDPEIAEVLLGELARQRGDLQLIAGENFASPAVLAALGSTLANKYAEGYPGRRYFGGCAEADRAEQLAVGRALALFGAEHANVQPHSGTAANLAVYAALLGPGETILAMSLPHGGHLTHGSRVNFSGRWFHAVAYGVREGDERIDYEQVRDLARAHRPRLIVCGASGYPRVVDFAAFRRIADEVGAYLMVDAAHFAGLVAGDATASPVPFADVVTATTHKVLRGPRGGLILCREEFAERIDRAVFPFSQGGPHMHAVAAKAVALREAGTPAYRAYARRVVANAQALAQGLQAEGLRPVTGGTDTHMALLDLRGIGVSGRDAERRCERAGITLNKNAIPFDPAKPMIASGIRVGTAAVTTQGMTETDMKEIALLLGRAVREDDPAVLGEVRAAVGELVATHPAYPRR; encoded by the coding sequence ATGGGCACTCCCGACGCCCCGTCAACTCCCTTCTGGGGACCGGACTTCCTCGCGCTGCGGCGAGAGGATCCGGAGATCGCCGAGGTGCTGCTCGGCGAGTTGGCCCGGCAGCGCGGCGACCTCCAGTTGATCGCCGGGGAGAACTTCGCCTCCCCGGCCGTGCTCGCCGCGCTGGGCAGCACGCTCGCCAACAAGTACGCCGAGGGTTATCCCGGGCGGCGCTACTTCGGCGGCTGCGCCGAGGCGGACCGGGCCGAGCAGCTCGCGGTGGGCCGGGCGCTGGCCCTGTTCGGCGCCGAACACGCCAACGTGCAGCCGCACTCGGGCACCGCCGCGAACCTGGCGGTGTACGCGGCGCTGCTGGGCCCGGGCGAGACGATCCTGGCCATGTCGCTGCCGCACGGCGGGCATCTGACCCACGGCTCCCGGGTGAACTTCTCCGGACGTTGGTTCCACGCGGTGGCCTACGGGGTCCGCGAGGGCGACGAGCGGATCGACTACGAGCAGGTCCGGGACCTGGCCCGGGCGCATCGGCCCCGGCTGATCGTGTGCGGGGCGAGCGGGTATCCGCGCGTGGTCGACTTCGCCGCCTTCCGCCGCATCGCCGACGAGGTGGGCGCCTACCTGATGGTGGACGCGGCGCACTTCGCGGGACTGGTCGCGGGCGACGCGACGGCCTCGCCGGTCCCCTTCGCCGACGTGGTCACCGCGACCACGCACAAGGTGCTGCGCGGGCCGCGCGGCGGACTGATCCTGTGCCGCGAGGAGTTCGCCGAGCGGATCGACCGCGCGGTGTTCCCGTTCAGCCAGGGCGGCCCGCACATGCACGCGGTGGCCGCGAAGGCGGTCGCGCTGCGGGAGGCGGGCACCCCGGCGTACCGCGCCTACGCGCGCCGGGTGGTGGCCAACGCGCAGGCCCTGGCGCAGGGATTGCAGGCCGAGGGGCTGCGGCCGGTCACCGGCGGCACCGACACCCACATGGCGCTGCTCGACCTGCGGGGGATCGGGGTGAGCGGTCGGGACGCGGAGCGCCGCTGCGAGCGGGCCGGGATCACCCTGAACAAGAACGCGATCCCGTTCGACCCGGCCAAGCCGATGATCGCGTCCGGAATCCGGGTCGGTACGGCCGCGGTGACCACGCAGGGCATGACCGAGACGGACATGAAGGAGATCGCCCTCCTGCTGGGTCGTGCGGTGCGCGAGGACGACCCGGCGGTCCTGGGCGAGGTGCGGGCGGCGGTCGGCGAGTTGGTGGCCACACATCCGGCCTATCCGAGGCGGTGA
- a CDS encoding low molecular weight phosphatase family protein, giving the protein MTAPPPAGRPLGHTYGPYGSAADSFRILFVCTGSICRSPIAERLARLGLQRRLAADDAVRLSVQSAGTWGHEGAPMEPHAAEVLLEYGADPGDFHGRELLDEHVAEADLVLTATLDHRAHVVSMGHASGLRTFTLKEFTRLVAVLERAPYPERDLVQRGRSLVRAAAALRGRLAAPDPEWDEVADPYGAPLSVFRACASDIGSALDPVLTALTGHPAHTH; this is encoded by the coding sequence TTGACCGCGCCCCCTCCGGCCGGCCGGCCCCTCGGGCACACCTACGGGCCCTACGGCTCCGCGGCCGACTCGTTCCGGATCCTGTTCGTGTGCACGGGGAGCATCTGCCGCTCGCCGATCGCCGAACGGCTGGCGCGGCTCGGCCTGCAGCGTCGGCTCGCCGCGGACGACGCGGTGCGGCTGAGCGTGCAAAGCGCCGGGACCTGGGGCCACGAGGGTGCGCCGATGGAGCCGCACGCGGCCGAGGTGCTGCTCGAATACGGCGCCGACCCGGGCGACTTCCACGGGCGCGAACTGCTCGACGAGCATGTCGCCGAGGCGGACCTGGTGCTCACCGCGACCCTGGACCACCGCGCGCACGTGGTGTCGATGGGGCACGCGTCGGGCCTGCGCACCTTCACGCTGAAGGAGTTCACCCGGCTGGTCGCGGTGCTGGAACGCGCCCCCTACCCCGAGCGCGACCTGGTCCAGCGCGGGCGTTCGCTGGTCCGGGCCGCCGCGGCGCTGCGCGGGCGGTTGGCCGCGCCGGATCCGGAGTGGGACGAGGTGGCCGATCCGTACGGCGCGCCGCTGAGCGTGTTCCGGGCGTGTGCCTCCGACATCGGCTCGGCGCTGGACCCGGTCCTGACCGCGCTCACCGGCCACCCCGCGCACACGCACTGA